In Thiovibrio frasassiensis, one DNA window encodes the following:
- a CDS encoding DUF4212 domain-containing protein, producing the protein MNNAQKYWQANIRLVIGCLIVWFFVSFGCGILFVNQLNAIRLGGYQLGFWFAQQGSIYIFVALIFFYAWRMNQLDRKFNVEEA; encoded by the coding sequence ATGAATAATGCACAGAAGTACTGGCAGGCAAATATCCGGCTTGTAATCGGTTGCCTAATTGTCTGGTTCTTTGTCTCGTTCGGCTGCGGTATCTTGTTTGTCAATCAGTTGAATGCTATCCGACTGGGCGGTTATCAACTTGGCTTCTGGTTTGCCCAGCAGGGATCGATCTATATCTTCGTGGCACTGATCTTTTTCTACGCCTGGCGTATGAATCAGCTTGACCGTAAATTCAACGTCGAAGAAGCGTAA
- a CDS encoding TetR/AcrR family transcriptional regulator, with amino-acid sequence MDTQLAQPKQTFVNLPPEKRENILRAAVVEFAEHGYQRASLNNIVKQLGISKGSLYQYFDNKEALFLHVFDHFTQQVKRYVKVSVMGNGQDDFFVVARQVLLAGIAFIDSHPEYFQVYLKVLFERDVPRREELVARVRLFSLEYFGPLAERAMAQGVLRSDIPAQKVVFILDAMLDRFLQGYAQPYLDGGLALAGMSADRLHDEIDSMVAVLRTGLQPFVTGD; translated from the coding sequence ATGGATACCCAACTTGCGCAGCCAAAACAAACCTTCGTGAATCTGCCGCCGGAAAAGCGCGAAAATATCCTGCGTGCGGCGGTTGTCGAGTTTGCCGAGCACGGGTACCAGCGGGCAAGTCTCAATAATATCGTCAAGCAGTTGGGGATATCCAAGGGCTCGCTCTACCAGTATTTTGACAACAAGGAAGCCCTGTTCCTGCATGTGTTTGACCACTTCACCCAGCAGGTGAAGCGGTATGTCAAGGTGTCGGTCATGGGCAATGGCCAGGATGATTTTTTTGTTGTGGCCCGACAGGTATTACTGGCAGGCATAGCCTTCATCGATAGCCACCCGGAGTATTTTCAGGTCTACCTCAAGGTGTTGTTCGAGCGGGATGTCCCCCGGCGGGAGGAACTGGTGGCCAGGGTTCGCCTTTTTTCCTTGGAATATTTTGGTCCCCTGGCGGAGCGGGCCATGGCCCAGGGCGTGTTGCGCAGTGACATCCCGGCCCAGAAGGTGGTATTTATTTTGGACGCCATGCTCGACCGCTTCCTGCAAGGATACGCCCAGCCCTACCTCGACGGGGGGCTGGCGCTTGCCGGGATGTCTGCCGATCGATTGCATGATGAGATTGACAGTATGGTTGCGGTCCTGCGTACCGGCTTGCAGCCTTTTGTTACGGGAGATTGA
- a CDS encoding AMP-binding protein gives MPIKTSPSSHQEIPAADLLLGIVRRLSGELRPTSKAMAHLGLDHALDSDFGLDSLARMELLVRIQRETGVRLSETALAEADTPRDLLALMESQPLATIPASPHFATQTLCEIGHPPETIATLNEMLDWHVAQHGERTHITFYVDEERTEEITYRMLQTESRELAAGLRTQGLGNGDRIAIMLPTGREFFTAFYGALYSGCVPVPLYPPTRPSQIEDHMRRIAGIITNAEASILVTDERAKALGHLLRAQCSSLRSVVTVSELSGPIIPQPLPRPNAQDIALLQYTSGSTGNPKGVVLTHTNLLANLRAMEQASGITSADIFVSWLPLYHDMGLIGACMGSLSVGFLLVLMSPLAFLARPSRWLWTIHRHRATVSAAPNFAYELCANKLDDRDLDGLDLSCWRLAYNGAEPVSSDTLSHFAARLAPYGFGPKAMTPVYGLAESSVGLAFPPLGRGPLIDRVDREALSGTGIALVASMEDPNPRHIVSCGRPLPEHAIRIVDATGQVLPERRQGMVQFQGPSATRGYFRNPEATKLLFDGPWLNTGDLGYLATEDLYLTGREKDIIIRGGHNIHPQELEEAVNQVRGVHKGGVAVFPATAPQTGTERLVVLAEIKEFARNKERSRIQSEINRLAIDLLGLPVDDIVLVPPRTVLKTSSGKIRRSACRERYERGVLINAHHKPWRQILHLVYSGIKTQTKRWQHRCVGCAWSAWAWTVFAAIVPFAWCLIVLAPALTLRRNIARTSARLVLSLTGLTPRVEGLQHLTESTPTIVVANHASYLDALILTAVLPPRFTYVAKQELLNKTLAALPLRRLDSAFVERFDSTRGAEDTNGMADLTRAGASLVFFPEGTFQSESGLLPFRLGAFVIAARCGIPVVPIALIGTRTLLRGERRRPHYSVLQVLIGEPLYGKGDDEWQVALKLRDTARTRILARLGEPDTAT, from the coding sequence ATGCCTATAAAAACATCCCCCTCCTCCCATCAAGAGATTCCTGCCGCCGATCTTTTGCTCGGCATCGTGCGCAGGCTCTCCGGCGAACTGCGCCCAACTTCTAAAGCCATGGCGCACCTTGGGCTGGATCATGCGCTGGACAGCGATTTCGGATTGGACAGCCTGGCACGCATGGAACTGCTTGTCCGCATCCAGCGCGAGACGGGGGTGAGGCTGAGCGAGACGGCATTGGCCGAGGCAGACACCCCACGCGATCTGCTGGCACTGATGGAGAGCCAGCCCCTGGCCACCATACCCGCCTCGCCCCACTTTGCCACGCAGACGCTATGCGAAATCGGACATCCCCCGGAAACCATAGCCACGCTGAACGAAATGCTTGACTGGCATGTTGCGCAACACGGAGAACGGACGCATATCACGTTCTATGTCGATGAGGAGCGGACAGAAGAAATTACCTATCGCATGCTGCAGACAGAGTCCCGGGAACTGGCAGCCGGCTTACGCACCCAGGGTTTAGGCAATGGTGACAGAATCGCCATCATGCTGCCCACCGGGCGCGAATTTTTCACCGCTTTTTACGGCGCGCTCTATTCTGGCTGCGTGCCGGTGCCCCTTTACCCACCAACACGCCCATCGCAAATCGAAGATCACATGCGGCGCATCGCTGGAATTATCACCAATGCCGAGGCCAGCATCCTCGTCACCGACGAACGAGCCAAGGCGCTCGGCCACCTGTTGCGCGCACAATGCTCCTCGCTACGCAGCGTTGTGACAGTTTCGGAACTGTCCGGTCCCATCATCCCGCAACCCTTGCCACGACCTAACGCGCAGGACATCGCTTTATTGCAATACACCTCCGGCAGCACCGGCAACCCAAAGGGCGTCGTGCTGACCCACACCAACCTACTCGCCAACCTGCGCGCAATGGAGCAAGCTTCGGGCATCACCTCGGCAGACATTTTTGTCTCCTGGCTACCGCTCTACCACGACATGGGACTCATCGGCGCCTGCATGGGCAGCCTCAGCGTCGGCTTCCTGCTGGTGCTGATGTCGCCGCTTGCCTTCCTCGCCCGGCCCAGTCGTTGGCTGTGGACCATCCACCGACATCGTGCCACCGTATCGGCGGCCCCCAATTTCGCTTATGAACTCTGTGCCAACAAGCTCGATGACCGCGATCTCGACGGCCTGGATCTGAGCTGCTGGCGGCTGGCCTACAACGGCGCCGAACCGGTCAGTTCAGACACCCTGAGTCATTTTGCCGCCCGACTCGCTCCCTATGGTTTCGGTCCAAAGGCCATGACTCCGGTTTATGGCCTGGCGGAATCTTCTGTCGGCCTTGCCTTTCCGCCCCTTGGACGCGGGCCGCTCATTGACCGCGTGGATCGCGAGGCGCTTTCCGGAACGGGAATCGCCCTTGTCGCGTCAATGGAAGATCCCAACCCACGGCATATCGTCTCATGCGGGAGGCCATTGCCGGAGCACGCTATCCGCATTGTTGACGCCACTGGCCAAGTATTGCCGGAACGCAGGCAAGGAATGGTGCAGTTTCAGGGCCCATCCGCGACCCGCGGCTATTTCCGCAACCCCGAAGCCACCAAGCTCCTGTTCGATGGGCCCTGGCTCAATACCGGTGATCTGGGATATCTCGCGACAGAGGATCTCTACCTCACCGGGCGCGAGAAGGATATCATCATCCGCGGCGGGCACAATATTCATCCCCAGGAGTTGGAAGAAGCAGTGAATCAGGTGCGCGGCGTTCACAAAGGCGGGGTGGCGGTGTTTCCCGCGACTGCCCCCCAGACCGGCACGGAACGGCTGGTGGTCCTCGCCGAAATAAAGGAATTCGCCAGGAATAAAGAGCGCAGCCGCATCCAGAGCGAAATCAATCGACTCGCCATAGATTTGCTGGGACTCCCCGTCGACGACATCGTCCTTGTCCCCCCGCGCACTGTACTGAAAACCTCCAGCGGCAAAATTCGCCGCTCCGCCTGCCGCGAACGTTACGAACGCGGCGTGCTCATCAATGCGCACCACAAACCTTGGCGGCAAATACTACACCTGGTTTACTCCGGCATAAAGACGCAGACAAAGCGTTGGCAACACCGATGCGTCGGGTGCGCGTGGAGCGCCTGGGCCTGGACGGTCTTTGCCGCCATCGTCCCCTTCGCCTGGTGCCTGATCGTCCTTGCCCCCGCGCTCACCTTGCGCCGAAACATTGCCAGGACAAGCGCACGCCTTGTTTTGTCGCTGACCGGACTGACACCGCGGGTGGAGGGATTGCAACACCTTACCGAGAGCACCCCGACAATTGTCGTCGCCAATCACGCCAGCTATCTGGACGCACTCATCCTTACGGCGGTGTTGCCGCCACGGTTCACCTACGTCGCCAAGCAGGAGTTACTCAACAAAACGCTTGCCGCTCTCCCCTTACGCCGGCTGGACAGCGCATTCGTTGAACGTTTCGACAGCACGCGCGGCGCGGAGGACACCAACGGCATGGCTGACCTGACTCGGGCAGGCGCTTCCCTGGTGTTCTTTCCAGAAGGGACCTTCCAAAGCGAGTCGGGCCTGCTGCCCTTTCGTTTGGGGGCATTTGTCATTGCCGCACGCTGTGGCATCCCTGTGGTGCCGATTGCCCTGATCGGCACCCGGACACTGCTTCGCGGCGAAAGGCGTCGGCCACATTACAGCGTGCTCCAAGTACTGATCGGTGAACCGTTATACGGAAAAGGGGATGATGAGTGGCAAGTGGCGCTGAAACTTCGGGACACGGCACGCACTCGGATTCTGGCGCGACTGGGGGAGCCCGATACTGCCACCTGA
- a CDS encoding mannose-1-phosphate guanylyltransferase/mannose-6-phosphate isomerase has translation MQKDHPVIIPVILAGGSGTRLWPLSRECHPKQLLPLVNDKTMLQNTLLRVQGLKGVSLPIVVCTEEHRFLVAEQVRAIGCAATIIIEPVGRDTAPAVAVAALEAVGQNEEAIILVLPADHVIDNEMNFAEAVARGVSFASHGQPVTFGIVPQSPHTGYGYIKKGSEISGAEPPVFAVDGFVEKPSLEKAREYLAEGYLWNSGMFLFPAAGFLATLKEFEPTMADCVARAYVARTHDLDFTRLDSLAFSESPANSVDYAVMERVRDTVVVPLDCSWSDVGSWEALWEIGEQDAQGNVFIGNVLAEGVSGCYIHAGDKLVAAIGLSNHIIVETKDALLVAAKDRTQEVKAIVKRLTLEKRDEVRLHKKVFRPWGSYECVDSGDRFQVKRIMVNPGATLSLQRHFHRAEHWVVVKGTAHITNSEQTIILTENQSTYIPLGAKHRLKNPGTIPLEIVEIQTGSYLGEDDIERLEDLYGR, from the coding sequence ATGCAGAAAGATCACCCGGTTATTATTCCGGTTATTCTTGCCGGAGGCTCCGGCACCCGATTGTGGCCGTTATCCCGGGAATGTCATCCCAAACAGCTTCTTCCCTTGGTCAATGACAAGACCATGCTTCAGAATACCTTGCTCCGGGTCCAGGGGTTGAAAGGGGTTTCCTTGCCTATCGTTGTCTGCACGGAAGAACATCGGTTCTTGGTGGCCGAGCAGGTCCGTGCCATCGGTTGTGCTGCGACGATTATCATCGAGCCTGTGGGGCGGGATACGGCCCCGGCTGTTGCCGTGGCCGCCCTTGAGGCAGTCGGGCAAAACGAAGAGGCGATTATTCTTGTCCTTCCCGCAGACCATGTAATCGATAACGAGATGAATTTTGCCGAAGCTGTGGCCCGGGGCGTTTCTTTCGCCTCGCACGGGCAACCGGTCACCTTTGGTATTGTCCCGCAGAGTCCACATACCGGTTATGGCTACATTAAAAAAGGAAGCGAGATTAGCGGGGCGGAGCCGCCTGTTTTTGCGGTGGACGGCTTTGTGGAAAAGCCTTCTTTGGAAAAAGCCCGGGAGTATTTGGCAGAAGGGTATCTCTGGAACAGCGGGATGTTTCTTTTTCCGGCGGCAGGATTTCTCGCCACCCTCAAGGAGTTTGAGCCGACAATGGCCGATTGCGTGGCGCGGGCCTATGTTGCCCGCACCCATGACCTGGATTTCACCCGGCTTGATTCGCTGGCTTTTTCCGAAAGCCCCGCCAACTCGGTTGACTATGCGGTGATGGAGCGGGTTCGGGATACGGTGGTCGTGCCCTTGGATTGTTCCTGGAGTGATGTGGGTTCCTGGGAAGCACTTTGGGAGATCGGCGAACAGGATGCTCAGGGCAATGTCTTTATCGGCAATGTTCTGGCCGAAGGGGTGAGTGGGTGTTATATCCACGCCGGAGACAAACTTGTCGCGGCAATCGGGCTCAGCAATCATATTATCGTCGAGACCAAAGATGCGCTGCTGGTCGCAGCAAAGGATCGGACCCAGGAGGTGAAGGCCATTGTCAAGCGCCTTACGTTGGAGAAGCGCGATGAGGTCCGGCTGCATAAAAAGGTCTTCCGTCCTTGGGGGTCTTATGAATGCGTTGATTCCGGGGATCGATTTCAGGTGAAACGGATCATGGTGAATCCCGGCGCCACCCTGTCGCTGCAGCGGCATTTTCACAGGGCTGAGCACTGGGTGGTGGTAAAAGGCACGGCCCATATCACCAATAGCGAGCAGACTATTATTTTAACGGAAAATCAATCCACCTATATCCCGCTAGGAGCAAAACACCGGCTGAAAAATCCCGGCACGATCCCCCTTGAAATTGTCGAGATCCAGACCGGCAGCTATCTCGGGGAGGACGACATTGAGAGACTTGAGGATTTGTATGGCCGTTAA
- a CDS encoding DUF294 nucleotidyltransferase-like domain-containing protein, protein MTTFKENDVHVVAPEVAISFFKGIMPFSTLEEKTLRSLAHHCRIDFFPKGTRILTADTTELTHLYLIQRGGVKAFLEDDNGEVTLKDFRGEGAYIGALAIIRNTPANLNIETVEDTFCFLLPREIFLDLIENQASFAHFYLKSFSEKIVSTAYNELRHHKIARRSNEDLYLFSIKVGDLVKTIRKVVSSATIQEAAALMSEHHVGCLLVHAVDDPEKIIGIITDRDLRKKVVAAGLDFQQPVQSIMSGPVQTVLSQALCFDVLLKMMATGVHHLAVERTGRIIGVITSHDIMLLQGHSPYYLLKEIRGQQQITDLYPLAKKIPEVIRGLIGEGAKAGNITQMIAILNDHILERMLTLLEKELGIPPVPYCWLLMGSEGRREQTFKTDQDNAILYADPADEAQREAAETYFKAFAAKAIEHLVNCGYPLCPGEVMAINPRWCQPLSAWKHYFERWVADPDPQELRYATIFFDFRAGFGEALLAEELRNHLNKQIAGRELFLFHLSRQCTEIRVPLSFFKNFIVEKDGEHKNRLDIKRQGLTPFVNFARVLALKFGIKETNTLARLKALMEGELILGELWSAASEAYELQMQQRLVHQLRQIEAGINPDNYIDPADLSDLERRMLKEAFTVIERLYGVLDQMYPVT, encoded by the coding sequence ATGACAACCTTCAAGGAAAACGATGTCCATGTGGTCGCCCCTGAAGTGGCGATCTCTTTTTTCAAGGGGATAATGCCCTTTAGCACCCTTGAAGAGAAAACCCTGCGCTCCCTTGCCCACCATTGTCGAATTGATTTTTTCCCCAAGGGAACCAGGATTCTTACTGCGGACACCACCGAACTGACCCATCTTTATCTGATCCAGCGCGGCGGGGTCAAAGCCTTTCTGGAAGATGACAACGGCGAGGTCACCCTCAAGGACTTTCGGGGGGAAGGGGCCTATATCGGAGCCCTGGCCATAATCCGCAACACCCCTGCCAATCTCAACATCGAGACCGTGGAGGACACCTTCTGTTTCCTCCTGCCCCGGGAAATATTTCTTGACCTCATTGAAAATCAAGCATCCTTTGCCCACTTTTACCTGAAGAGTTTTTCAGAAAAGATTGTCTCCACCGCCTATAATGAACTGCGCCACCATAAGATAGCGCGGCGGAGCAACGAGGATCTCTACCTTTTTTCCATCAAGGTTGGCGATTTGGTGAAGACCATCCGCAAGGTTGTCTCCAGCGCCACCATTCAAGAGGCCGCCGCCTTGATGTCCGAACATCACGTGGGCTGCCTGCTGGTCCATGCGGTGGATGATCCGGAAAAGATTATCGGCATTATCACCGACCGGGATCTCCGAAAAAAAGTGGTTGCTGCCGGGCTGGATTTTCAGCAACCGGTTCAGAGCATCATGAGCGGTCCGGTACAGACCGTCTTGTCCCAAGCACTCTGTTTTGACGTTCTCTTGAAGATGATGGCCACCGGGGTCCATCATCTGGCGGTGGAGCGCACCGGGCGGATCATCGGGGTGATCACCTCCCACGACATCATGCTCCTGCAGGGCCACTCGCCCTATTATCTGCTCAAGGAGATCCGGGGCCAGCAGCAGATTACCGACCTGTATCCCTTGGCAAAAAAGATCCCGGAGGTGATTCGGGGGCTAATCGGAGAAGGGGCAAAGGCCGGAAATATCACCCAGATGATCGCCATCCTCAACGATCATATCCTGGAACGGATGTTGACCTTGCTGGAAAAAGAATTGGGCATACCGCCGGTTCCTTACTGCTGGTTGCTCATGGGCAGTGAAGGTCGCCGGGAGCAAACCTTCAAAACCGACCAGGATAATGCCATCCTCTATGCTGATCCGGCAGATGAGGCGCAAAGAGAGGCGGCAGAGACGTATTTCAAAGCCTTTGCCGCCAAGGCTATTGAACATCTGGTCAACTGCGGCTATCCGCTCTGTCCCGGTGAGGTTATGGCCATTAATCCGCGCTGGTGCCAACCTCTTTCGGCCTGGAAACACTATTTTGAACGCTGGGTTGCCGATCCTGACCCGCAAGAGCTGCGCTATGCCACGATTTTTTTTGATTTCCGGGCCGGTTTCGGTGAGGCTCTGCTTGCCGAGGAGCTGCGAAACCACCTCAACAAGCAGATAGCGGGCCGCGAACTGTTTTTGTTCCATCTCTCCCGTCAGTGTACTGAAATCCGTGTTCCCCTCTCCTTTTTCAAGAATTTCATTGTGGAAAAAGATGGGGAACATAAGAACCGCCTGGATATTAAACGGCAGGGATTGACTCCTTTTGTTAATTTTGCCCGGGTGCTGGCCTTGAAATTCGGGATAAAAGAGACCAATACCCTGGCCCGCTTGAAGGCCCTGATGGAAGGAGAATTGATTCTGGGTGAGTTATGGTCCGCAGCCAGTGAGGCTTACGAACTCCAGATGCAGCAACGCTTGGTGCATCAATTGCGGCAGATTGAGGCCGGGATCAATCCAGACAATTATATCGACCCGGCGGATCTTTCCGATCTGGAACGCAGGATGCTCAAGGAAGCCTTCACGGTCATTGAAAGGCTCTATGGTGTGCTGGATCAGATGTATCCGGTGACATAA
- a CDS encoding sodium:solute symporter family protein, with the protein MSDLMITTYIVVGATFALYLYIALKSRAKNTGEFYVAGKGIHPVLNGMATGADWMSAASFISMAGMLAMGGYDASAYLMGWTGGYCLLAMLLAPYLRKYGKFTVPEFIGDRFYSQTARLVAIVCLIVASLTYVIGQMKGIGVAFSRFLEIPFEMGLFIGMAIVFVYAVLGGMKGVTYTQIAQYVVLIFAYTVPAVFISIQLTGNPFPQLGLGSTMSGSESIYLLDKLDKMVVELGFNAYTAQKGSTLNIFLLTMSLMIGTAGLPHVITRFFTVPKVKDARSSAGWALVFIAILYTTAPAVGAMARLNLMNTIQPGEVGSPEGNLAMDSRPQWMHNWEKTGLLGFEDKNGDGKIQYYSDNGLSAAEADLAKAQKEGGDVTAAQTKVDEAATKHAESKFAGFGWKGNELTKVDNDIMVLANPEIAKLPNWVIALVAAGGIAAALSTAAGLLLAISSSISHDLLKGMLAKNIDDKTELKAGRIAMAGAILVAGYLGLNPPGFAAQVVALAFGLAASSIFPAIMMGIFVKRMNSAGAICGMLAGLGSTLLYIFWYKGFMFIASTAMAPDNAANWMFGISPGSFGAVGALINFIVAFAVSSFTKPPPEHIQHLVEDIRVPMGSGAAQNH; encoded by the coding sequence ATGTCTGATCTGATGATTACCACCTACATCGTGGTTGGGGCTACCTTCGCTCTCTACCTCTATATTGCTTTAAAGAGCCGCGCCAAAAACACCGGCGAGTTCTATGTGGCCGGCAAGGGTATCCACCCGGTCCTGAACGGCATGGCCACCGGCGCCGACTGGATGTCCGCTGCCTCCTTCATTTCCATGGCCGGAATGCTTGCCATGGGCGGCTATGACGCCTCCGCATACCTGATGGGCTGGACCGGCGGCTACTGCCTGTTGGCCATGCTTCTTGCCCCGTATTTGCGCAAATACGGCAAGTTCACGGTCCCGGAGTTTATCGGCGACCGCTTCTATTCCCAGACTGCCCGTCTGGTGGCCATCGTTTGCTTGATCGTCGCCTCATTGACCTATGTTATCGGCCAGATGAAGGGCATCGGTGTGGCCTTCTCCCGTTTCCTTGAAATCCCATTTGAGATGGGTCTTTTCATTGGCATGGCCATCGTCTTTGTGTATGCCGTTCTTGGTGGGATGAAGGGCGTCACCTACACCCAGATCGCTCAGTACGTGGTCCTGATCTTTGCCTACACCGTCCCCGCCGTTTTCATCTCCATTCAGCTCACCGGCAATCCCTTTCCCCAGCTTGGACTGGGATCGACCATGAGCGGCAGCGAAAGTATCTACCTTCTTGACAAGCTTGACAAAATGGTGGTTGAACTTGGGTTTAACGCCTATACGGCACAAAAAGGGAGTACGCTGAATATCTTTCTGCTGACCATGTCCCTGATGATCGGCACCGCTGGTCTGCCCCACGTAATCACTCGGTTCTTCACGGTGCCCAAGGTTAAGGATGCTCGTTCTTCCGCAGGTTGGGCGCTGGTCTTTATTGCTATCCTTTACACCACGGCCCCTGCAGTTGGTGCGATGGCCCGTTTAAACCTGATGAATACCATTCAGCCCGGGGAGGTTGGTTCACCGGAGGGAAACCTGGCGATGGATTCCCGGCCGCAGTGGATGCACAACTGGGAAAAAACCGGTCTCCTTGGCTTTGAAGACAAAAACGGTGACGGCAAGATCCAGTATTACAGCGACAACGGCCTGAGTGCTGCGGAAGCTGATCTTGCCAAGGCTCAGAAGGAAGGCGGCGATGTGACCGCTGCTCAGACCAAGGTGGACGAAGCCGCAACAAAACACGCCGAAAGTAAATTCGCAGGCTTTGGTTGGAAAGGAAACGAACTGACCAAGGTGGACAACGACATCATGGTGCTCGCCAACCCCGAGATCGCCAAGTTGCCCAACTGGGTCATCGCCCTGGTGGCGGCTGGTGGTATCGCGGCGGCCCTTTCCACTGCGGCCGGCCTGCTTCTTGCCATCTCTTCCTCCATCTCCCATGACCTCTTGAAGGGCATGCTCGCCAAAAACATCGATGACAAGACTGAGTTAAAAGCAGGACGTATCGCCATGGCCGGCGCCATCCTCGTTGCCGGTTATCTGGGCCTCAATCCTCCGGGATTTGCCGCCCAGGTTGTCGCCCTGGCCTTTGGCCTTGCCGCCTCGTCAATCTTCCCCGCCATTATGATGGGAATCTTTGTCAAGCGGATGAACAGTGCCGGCGCCATCTGCGGCATGCTTGCCGGTCTTGGTTCCACCCTGCTCTATATCTTCTGGTATAAAGGGTTCATGTTTATCGCTTCAACCGCCATGGCCCCGGATAATGCAGCAAACTGGATGTTTGGCATCTCCCCTGGCTCTTTTGGGGCAGTGGGCGCGCTGATCAACTTTATCGTCGCCTTTGCGGTTTCGAGCTTCACAAAGCCGCCGCCAGAACATATTCAGCATCTGGTCGAAGATATTCGGGTACCTATGGGTTCGGGCGCTGCCCAGAATCACTAA
- a CDS encoding 3'-5' exonuclease produces MVNLLKPSSWFASPDPLIIQNREIFSRFDQSRPLTEYTFVVCDTELTGFDLKHDEIISIGAVLIRDLQIDLGATFHRYIKPKNTQHTPATLIHRITPQQLAESPPLEEVLPAFVEFAGSSLVVGHCVSLDMAFLNRAARKVLGGTLSNPGIDTIRMARGYRRVLSGHFHGEEDWSRSYALEALAKEYHLPTFKSHDAFEDAMQTAYLFLFLLKKFRKGGLLTLKEIYQAGRI; encoded by the coding sequence ATGGTTAATCTGCTGAAGCCAAGCTCTTGGTTTGCCTCACCCGATCCGCTCATTATCCAGAACCGAGAGATCTTTTCCCGTTTTGATCAATCCCGGCCCCTTACCGAGTATACCTTTGTGGTCTGCGACACCGAGCTTACCGGTTTTGATCTGAAACACGATGAAATCATCTCCATCGGTGCTGTCCTGATCCGGGACCTGCAAATCGATCTTGGCGCCACCTTCCATCGCTATATCAAGCCAAAAAATACCCAGCATACTCCGGCCACCCTGATCCACCGCATTACCCCGCAACAGTTGGCGGAATCTCCCCCTTTGGAGGAGGTTCTCCCGGCCTTTGTCGAATTTGCAGGAAGCAGCCTCGTGGTGGGGCATTGTGTCTCGCTCGACATGGCTTTTTTGAATCGTGCCGCCCGCAAGGTTCTGGGTGGCACCCTCTCCAATCCGGGAATTGACACCATTCGCATGGCTCGTGGCTATAGGCGGGTGCTGTCCGGACATTTTCATGGAGAAGAAGATTGGTCACGCAGCTATGCCCTGGAGGCCCTGGCCAAAGAATATCACCTCCCCACGTTCAAGTCCCATGATGCCTTTGAAGATGCAATGCAAACGGCCTATCTTTTCCTCTTTCTCCTCAAAAAATTCAGAAAAGGCGGGTTGCTGACCCTGAAGGAGATCTATCAGGCCGGCAGGATTTAA
- a CDS encoding NAD-dependent epimerase/dehydratase family protein, whose protein sequence is MQRVLVLGGSGFVGRALVQRLVADGVETAVLARRAFPEAEVLGVRVFSGDICDLDFLTNSLAGYDTVIHLASKAGIWGDKNEYYQTNVSGTQNVIDACRANAISVLVYASTPGVVYQKDDLCGVNERTPYARNFLSDYARSKAIAEKMVLDANAEGLKTIALRPHLIWGPGDTDLIPRLLGQARCRQLKRVGDGHNLVDVTYIDNAVDAFVLAAKNLHGQATGAGKPYFISQGEPVNLWNWLNKFFRRLDIPIVEESISFHKAYLAGVVMEAFCTLSKRKKEPCMTRFLAVQLAKSHWFSIENANRDLGYFPKVSTGEGINTILQWVNKSQL, encoded by the coding sequence ATGCAGCGTGTTTTGGTGCTTGGCGGGAGTGGCTTTGTTGGCAGGGCGCTGGTGCAACGCCTTGTGGCTGATGGTGTTGAGACAGCTGTTCTCGCGCGGCGGGCTTTTCCCGAAGCAGAGGTGTTGGGCGTACGGGTCTTTTCCGGTGATATTTGCGATCTGGATTTCCTGACAAATTCACTGGCCGGGTATGATACCGTAATCCATCTTGCCTCGAAAGCCGGAATCTGGGGGGATAAAAATGAATATTACCAAACCAATGTCTCCGGCACCCAAAATGTTATAGATGCCTGTCGGGCAAATGCGATTTCTGTACTCGTTTATGCCAGTACGCCCGGGGTTGTCTATCAGAAAGACGATCTGTGCGGCGTGAATGAACGCACCCCGTATGCCAGGAATTTTCTCAGTGACTACGCGCGAAGCAAGGCGATTGCCGAGAAAATGGTTCTTGATGCCAATGCAGAGGGCCTGAAAACCATCGCCTTGCGACCGCATCTTATCTGGGGGCCGGGAGACACCGATCTTATTCCCCGTCTTTTGGGTCAGGCCAGATGCCGGCAGTTGAAGCGGGTGGGGGATGGGCATAATCTTGTTGATGTCACCTATATCGATAATGCCGTGGATGCCTTTGTGTTGGCAGCAAAAAACTTGCATGGGCAGGCAACCGGTGCCGGGAAGCCCTACTTCATCTCCCAGGGGGAACCGGTAAATCTCTGGAACTGGCTCAACAAATTTTTCCGCCGACTTGATATCCCCATTGTCGAGGAGAGCATTTCCTTCCACAAGGCCTATTTGGCCGGGGTGGTCATGGAAGCTTTTTGTACCCTTTCCAAGAGAAAAAAAGAGCCATGCATGACGCGGTTCCTTGCCGTGCAACTGGCGAAATCCCATTGGTTCTCCATCGAAAACGCCAACCGTGATCTGGGGTATTTCCCCAAGGTTTCGACAGGTGAGGGAATCAACACCATTCTGCAGTGGGTGAATAAGAGCCAGCTGTAG